In a single window of the Delftia tsuruhatensis genome:
- a CDS encoding c-type cytochrome: MKQTLIALALAVTAVAPAMADQALAASKNCMACHAVDKKLVGPSYKDVASKYAGQKDAVDKLAAKIMKGGSGVWGPVPMPANPQVNDADAKKLAAWVLSLK, from the coding sequence ATGAAGCAGACATTGATCGCATTGGCTCTGGCCGTCACCGCCGTGGCCCCCGCCATGGCCGACCAGGCGCTTGCCGCCTCCAAGAACTGCATGGCCTGCCACGCCGTGGACAAGAAGCTCGTGGGGCCCTCCTACAAGGACGTGGCCTCCAAGTACGCGGGCCAGAAGGATGCCGTGGACAAGCTCGCCGCCAAGATCATGAAGGGCGGCAGCGGCGTCTGGGGCCCCGTCCCCATGCCCGCCAACCCCCAGGTCAACGATGCCGACGCCAAGAAGCTGGCTGCCTGGGTGCTGTCGCTGAAGTAA
- a CDS encoding TIGR04438 family Trp-rich protein, whose amino-acid sequence MYLLGIAVLLSLLKLGEVEPVAGWSWWVILGVYGATAAWWAWADMSGYTKRRAADKIEQRRLKRIEKNKEAMGTGKRSRR is encoded by the coding sequence ATGTATCTGTTGGGGATCGCAGTGCTGCTGAGCCTGCTCAAGCTGGGCGAGGTCGAGCCGGTGGCCGGCTGGTCATGGTGGGTCATCCTGGGCGTCTATGGCGCGACCGCCGCCTGGTGGGCCTGGGCGGACATGTCAGGCTATACCAAGCGGCGAGCGGCGGACAAGATCGAGCAGCGGCGCCTGAAGCGCATCGAGAAGAACAAGGAAGCCATGGGTACCGGCAAGCGTTCGCGTCGCTGA
- a CDS encoding LapA family protein has translation MNLRTLSLLITVALIALLAAFNWTTLAAPSTVSLGVTEVQAPLGVLMLALTCLLGVFFIAYVLWLQGSVLMEARRHAKEMQAQRDLADKAEASRFTELRTVLEDLHARDKEVLMARLDALEAHLVQRAQESDNSTAAYVGQLEQQVRLGQLPGAVDHR, from the coding sequence ATGAATCTGAGAACCCTGTCGCTGCTGATCACGGTGGCCCTGATCGCCTTGCTGGCCGCCTTCAACTGGACCACGCTGGCCGCTCCGTCCACGGTGTCGCTGGGCGTCACCGAAGTCCAGGCCCCGCTGGGCGTGCTGATGCTGGCGCTGACCTGCCTGCTGGGCGTGTTCTTCATCGCCTACGTGCTGTGGCTGCAGGGCTCGGTGCTGATGGAGGCGCGCCGCCACGCCAAGGAGATGCAGGCCCAGCGCGACCTCGCAGACAAGGCCGAGGCCTCGCGCTTCACCGAGCTGCGCACCGTGTTGGAGGATCTGCATGCCCGCGACAAGGAAGTCCTGATGGCCCGGCTGGACGCGCTGGAGGCGCACCTCGTGCAGCGTGCCCAGGAGTCGGACAACAGCACGGCTGCCTATGTGGGCCAGCTGGAGCAGCAGGTGCGGCTGGGCCAGCTTCCCGGAGCCGTCGATCACAGATGA